The following coding sequences lie in one Myxococcus xanthus genomic window:
- a CDS encoding FAD-dependent monooxygenase translates to MAGAGIGGLTLACALRRAGLSVTVFERSDALKWVGAGLTVQMNATAALRRIGLCDEVVHAGACPTDSAILKPSGSALTRLPVTRIQEELGLPLVCIHRARLQSVLLAHAGEENVRLGLTVTAFHDDGQTVTVRLSDGSSVTGDALVGADGLRSVVRGALLGDAPLRYSGYTSWRGVCSDVPSATPGFVSETWGPGARFGVVPIGFGQTYWFATQNAPAGGQDAPGETRARLQSIFGGWHAPVADLIAATDEANIIRTDIHDRPPVSRWSRGRVTLLGDAAHPMTPNMGQGGCQAIEDAVVLAELLAGEGPVDAALAAYEQRRLARANSFVTRSWSLGRVAQWESSAGRFIRNALFQLVPQGLAARQVRELVRDAA, encoded by the coding sequence GTGGCTGGGGCTGGAATTGGTGGACTCACGCTGGCCTGCGCGCTTCGGCGCGCGGGCCTCTCCGTCACCGTCTTCGAGCGCTCCGATGCCCTGAAGTGGGTGGGCGCGGGCCTCACGGTGCAGATGAACGCCACGGCGGCCCTGCGCCGCATCGGTCTGTGTGACGAGGTGGTCCATGCCGGTGCGTGTCCCACGGACAGCGCGATCCTGAAGCCGTCGGGTTCGGCGCTCACGCGGCTTCCGGTGACTCGGATTCAGGAGGAACTGGGGCTGCCCCTGGTGTGCATCCACCGGGCGCGGCTCCAGTCCGTGCTGCTGGCCCATGCCGGGGAGGAGAACGTCCGGCTGGGGCTCACCGTGACGGCGTTTCACGACGACGGCCAGACAGTGACGGTGCGGTTGTCGGACGGCAGCTCGGTGACGGGCGATGCGCTGGTGGGCGCGGACGGGCTGCGCTCGGTGGTGCGTGGGGCGCTGCTGGGCGACGCGCCGCTGCGCTATTCGGGTTACACGAGCTGGAGGGGCGTGTGCTCAGACGTCCCGAGCGCGACGCCGGGATTTGTTTCAGAGACGTGGGGCCCGGGGGCGCGCTTCGGTGTGGTGCCCATCGGCTTCGGACAAACGTATTGGTTCGCCACGCAGAATGCGCCGGCTGGAGGGCAGGATGCTCCCGGGGAGACACGGGCCCGGCTGCAGTCCATCTTCGGCGGGTGGCACGCGCCCGTCGCGGACCTGATTGCCGCGACGGATGAAGCGAACATCATCCGCACGGACATCCACGACCGGCCGCCTGTCAGCCGCTGGAGCCGGGGCCGGGTGACTTTGCTGGGAGACGCCGCGCACCCGATGACGCCCAACATGGGGCAGGGCGGGTGTCAGGCCATCGAGGATGCCGTGGTGCTGGCGGAGTTGCTGGCCGGGGAGGGCCCCGTGGACGCGGCGCTGGCGGCCTACGAGCAACGCCGGCTCGCGCGTGCCAACAGCTTCGTGACGCGTTCCTGGAGCCTGGGGCGCGTGGCCCAGTGGGAGAGTTCAGCGGGGCGCTTCATTCGCAATGCGCTCTTCCAACTCGTGCCTCAAGGGCTCGCCGCCCGGCAGGTCCGAGAGTTGGTGCGCGACGCCGCGTAG
- a CDS encoding DUF4139 domain-containing protein — MGTPFILPVVKVTVLEDRALVERRGEIPLSVGTQRLVIQGLSPLAVDRSLQAKVAGGTISQARIRRATKPQPPEAEREHRTALGKRVAELEQELQRMVADETRMAARLRLLDTARADVHRAISEQAGAGQSRPETWREQLETMRREQLSADSALREAQRRTLRLREQLDAARASQTAVEILEPTVDVQAELEVGHPTGGPATLSVTYLVPCTAWRPSYRATLSPEASGEAVTLECEAVVWQRTGEEWKDVELAFSTARPTLGATPPRLQEDRLWLRDKTEREKQVVEVAIREEVIQTAGEPGSARREDALPGMDDGGEPLTVTAPHRASVPPDGEPYRVPLFQFTAPAASELVAMPEQSPLVHRVARFDNTGPTVLLAGPVKLVRTHGYVGRAQLRFTGKGERVKLGFGSEDALRVARTEDVGRETSRLTGRKVTTHKVRLFLSNMGAKAVPVAIEERIPVSEVESVEIQLVREHTKPAPARVSEDGIVRFELTASPRSQQELAMDYVVTSAAKVAGL, encoded by the coding sequence ATGGGCACCCCTTTCATCCTGCCCGTGGTCAAGGTCACCGTCCTCGAGGACCGGGCGCTCGTCGAGCGGCGGGGGGAGATTCCCCTGTCCGTGGGAACGCAGCGCCTGGTCATCCAGGGACTGTCCCCGCTCGCCGTGGACCGCTCACTCCAGGCGAAGGTCGCGGGTGGCACCATCTCCCAGGCACGCATCCGCCGGGCGACGAAACCACAACCGCCCGAGGCCGAGCGCGAACACCGCACGGCGCTCGGAAAGCGCGTCGCGGAGCTGGAGCAGGAGCTCCAGCGCATGGTCGCGGACGAAACCCGAATGGCGGCGCGGCTGCGGCTGTTGGACACCGCGCGCGCCGATGTCCACCGCGCCATCTCCGAGCAGGCAGGCGCCGGACAGTCGCGGCCGGAGACGTGGCGGGAGCAGTTGGAGACCATGCGCCGCGAGCAGCTGTCGGCGGACTCGGCGCTCCGTGAGGCTCAGCGCCGGACGCTGCGACTGCGGGAGCAGCTCGACGCAGCACGGGCCTCGCAGACGGCAGTCGAGATCCTGGAGCCAACGGTCGACGTCCAGGCCGAGCTGGAGGTGGGCCACCCCACGGGCGGGCCCGCCACGCTGTCCGTCACGTACCTGGTGCCCTGCACGGCCTGGCGGCCTTCCTACCGCGCCACGCTGTCTCCCGAAGCTTCCGGTGAGGCCGTCACACTGGAGTGCGAGGCCGTCGTCTGGCAGCGCACCGGTGAGGAGTGGAAGGACGTGGAGCTGGCGTTCTCCACCGCGCGGCCCACGCTGGGCGCCACGCCGCCGCGGCTCCAGGAGGACCGGCTGTGGCTGCGGGACAAGACGGAGCGCGAGAAGCAGGTGGTGGAGGTGGCCATCCGTGAGGAGGTCATCCAGACCGCGGGCGAGCCCGGCTCTGCCCGGCGGGAGGATGCGCTGCCAGGCATGGACGACGGAGGTGAGCCGCTAACGGTGACGGCCCCGCATCGGGCCAGTGTGCCACCGGACGGCGAGCCCTACCGCGTGCCCCTGTTCCAGTTCACCGCGCCCGCGGCATCCGAGCTGGTGGCCATGCCGGAGCAGTCCCCCCTGGTGCACCGAGTGGCCCGGTTCGACAACACGGGCCCCACGGTGTTGCTCGCGGGCCCCGTGAAGCTGGTGCGTACCCACGGCTATGTGGGGCGTGCGCAGCTGCGTTTCACCGGCAAGGGTGAGCGCGTGAAGCTGGGCTTCGGGAGCGAGGACGCGCTGCGCGTGGCGCGAACGGAGGACGTGGGGCGGGAGACCAGCCGGCTCACCGGCCGCAAGGTGACGACGCACAAGGTGCGGCTGTTCCTCTCCAACATGGGCGCGAAGGCGGTGCCGGTGGCCATCGAGGAACGGATTCCCGTCTCCGAGGTGGAGTCGGTGGAGATACAGCTGGTGAGGGAGCACACGAAGCCCGCGCCCGCGCGTGTCAGCGAGGATGGCATCGTCCGCTTCGAGCTGACGGCGTCGCCCCGCTCGCAGCAGGAGCTGGCGATGGACTACGTGGTGACGAGCGCGGCGAAGGTGGCCGGGCTCTGA
- a CDS encoding DUF4139 domain-containing protein: MLVVTSNLEAVTVHAEGALCTRGATIPTAGGMLPSQVRINGLPLSLQPGSLRASVVHGPSGLVVRDLRPTYDVQLPPEVDVPAEHLALEEAEHRLSDLTQQLARVVQELDALSKLSPGFPPRPKEAQEPRDAPVSAMLSLMSFVDTELAALHSRKLDLERQQRDAEAELRLRRDRIAEASSSVRGQRALVYRAVVLTLSGPLPADQGARLALEYAVQGARWVPTYDLRLPRTLEEGTLRMRASVLQRTGEDWMGVKLAVSTADLARHAEVPELKALRIGRHQPPPARSGWREAPPGLEELFAGYDATRPPTPVQPEVRAEPEPMPAVLDQPQKKNKRSAVPMAPEPDFAMAGAAAPPPPPAAAPRSAPMRPSAAAPEEEETRARSRGGSLMSRARRPPPPAELEEAPESSFDDDEDGLSMDAASLGGGGGGGERTPPRQEPSDTLLDYDRLTMPPADDLSARGRLQPRPGHLTRELVALAEVHAQIDITVRVALSLQETSSIWAAPAPAWTQPPRTSSPHFDARFDVETRADVPSDGAWHTVPVLSVPVGLSAEYVCVPSVEPRAFRTVRVENRTPYPLLAGPVDVTLENEFLMTSPLPTMAPGSTQRLGLGVEESIKVARNTRFDEATGGMFGGSTMLTHHVSVELANRLSNRILVEVCERVPTVPISTEKDIKVEELEVAPLWQKRLPLPGEAKVEGERAWRVVLQPGEAQTLKATWTVKIPGNKMLGGGNRRT, encoded by the coding sequence ATGCTCGTCGTCACATCGAACCTCGAAGCCGTCACCGTCCACGCGGAGGGGGCGCTTTGTACGCGGGGCGCCACGATTCCCACGGCGGGAGGGATGTTGCCCTCGCAGGTGCGAATCAATGGCCTGCCGCTGTCATTGCAACCCGGCTCGCTCCGGGCGTCCGTGGTGCACGGCCCGTCGGGACTCGTCGTGCGCGACCTTCGTCCCACCTATGACGTCCAGCTTCCGCCAGAAGTCGACGTGCCCGCGGAGCACCTCGCCTTGGAGGAAGCCGAGCACCGCCTCTCCGACCTCACCCAACAGCTCGCGCGCGTAGTTCAGGAGTTGGATGCGCTGTCGAAGCTGTCCCCTGGGTTCCCGCCCCGGCCGAAGGAAGCGCAGGAGCCCAGGGACGCCCCCGTGTCCGCGATGCTGTCGCTCATGTCCTTCGTGGACACCGAGCTCGCCGCGCTCCATTCGCGGAAGCTGGACCTGGAGCGGCAGCAGCGTGACGCCGAAGCCGAGCTGCGCTTGCGGCGCGACCGCATCGCCGAAGCCTCTTCGTCCGTGCGAGGCCAGCGCGCTCTCGTGTACCGCGCGGTCGTGCTGACGCTGTCGGGCCCCCTTCCCGCGGACCAGGGTGCGCGGCTCGCGCTGGAGTACGCCGTCCAGGGGGCGCGCTGGGTGCCCACCTATGACTTGCGCCTGCCGCGCACGCTGGAAGAGGGAACGCTGCGAATGCGCGCCTCCGTGCTCCAGCGCACCGGCGAGGACTGGATGGGGGTGAAGCTCGCCGTCTCCACCGCGGACCTCGCCCGGCACGCGGAGGTCCCCGAGCTGAAGGCGCTGCGCATTGGCCGCCATCAACCGCCTCCCGCGCGTTCGGGCTGGAGGGAGGCGCCACCGGGGCTCGAGGAGCTGTTCGCGGGCTACGACGCCACGCGGCCGCCCACGCCGGTTCAGCCCGAGGTCCGCGCCGAACCCGAGCCCATGCCCGCCGTCCTCGATCAGCCCCAGAAGAAGAACAAGCGCAGTGCCGTGCCCATGGCGCCCGAGCCCGACTTCGCCATGGCAGGAGCGGCCGCGCCACCGCCTCCGCCGGCGGCGGCCCCTCGAAGTGCTCCAATGCGCCCCAGTGCCGCTGCCCCCGAGGAAGAGGAGACGCGAGCGCGATCGCGAGGCGGTAGCCTGATGTCGCGCGCGCGCCGACCGCCACCTCCGGCCGAGCTCGAGGAAGCGCCCGAGAGCTCATTCGACGATGACGAGGACGGGCTCAGCATGGATGCCGCTTCGCTGGGCGGTGGCGGTGGTGGTGGCGAGCGAACACCTCCGAGGCAGGAGCCCTCCGACACACTGCTGGACTACGACCGCCTGACCATGCCGCCCGCGGATGACCTGAGCGCGCGTGGCAGGCTGCAACCGCGCCCCGGGCACCTCACCCGGGAGCTGGTGGCCCTTGCGGAGGTCCACGCGCAGATCGACATCACCGTGCGAGTCGCCCTGAGTCTGCAGGAGACCTCTTCCATTTGGGCGGCCCCCGCGCCGGCGTGGACCCAGCCGCCACGCACGTCCTCGCCTCACTTCGATGCGCGCTTCGATGTGGAGACGCGCGCGGACGTGCCTTCGGACGGAGCGTGGCACACCGTGCCGGTGCTGTCGGTGCCAGTGGGGCTGTCCGCGGAATACGTCTGCGTCCCCTCCGTGGAGCCGCGTGCGTTCCGCACGGTGCGCGTGGAGAACCGGACGCCGTATCCGCTGCTGGCAGGTCCCGTGGACGTCACGCTGGAGAACGAGTTCCTGATGACGTCTCCCCTCCCGACTATGGCCCCAGGCTCGACGCAGCGGCTGGGGCTCGGCGTGGAGGAGTCCATCAAGGTCGCGCGCAACACGCGGTTCGACGAGGCGACGGGCGGCATGTTCGGCGGCTCGACGATGCTGACGCACCACGTGTCGGTGGAGCTGGCCAACCGCCTGAGCAATCGCATCCTGGTCGAGGTGTGCGAGCGCGTGCCCACCGTCCCCATCAGCACGGAAAAGGACATCAAGGTGGAGGAATTGGAAGTGGCCCCGCTCTGGCAGAAGCGCCTGCCCTTGCCCGGTGAAGCGAAGGTGGAAGGCGAGCGCGCGTGGCGCGTGGTGCTCCAGCCAGGTGAAGCGCAGACGCTGAAGGCGACATGGACCGTCAAGATTCCGGGCAACAAGATGCTCGGCGGCGGCAACCGGAGGACATGA
- a CDS encoding M15 family metallopeptidase — protein sequence MSLALLRWGVFILLCLFAPQAVAGDAKPRRSEAKGARLVRLKNGQMLHHDAADAYRRMKAEARSKNIYLWVRSGYRSPAKQRRLYERYRKGKGPQAARPGRSNHQRGLAVDLVIGGVKTPTYDWLMSNACRFGFKRTVRSEPWHWEYRPRSTREPEPGRDCVGRPLKRQRTQSPPVASTEKS from the coding sequence ATGTCGCTCGCGCTGCTCCGCTGGGGAGTCTTCATCCTCCTGTGCCTGTTCGCGCCCCAAGCCGTCGCCGGCGACGCAAAGCCCCGGCGAAGTGAGGCGAAGGGGGCTCGGCTCGTTCGTCTCAAGAACGGGCAGATGCTCCATCACGACGCCGCGGACGCATACCGGCGGATGAAGGCCGAAGCCCGCTCGAAGAACATCTACCTCTGGGTCCGCAGCGGCTACCGCTCTCCCGCGAAGCAGCGGCGGCTCTATGAGCGCTACCGCAAGGGCAAGGGGCCCCAGGCGGCACGACCCGGGCGCTCCAACCATCAGCGGGGCCTCGCGGTGGACCTGGTCATCGGCGGCGTCAAGACGCCGACCTATGACTGGCTCATGTCGAATGCATGCCGCTTCGGCTTCAAGCGCACGGTGCGCTCCGAGCCCTGGCATTGGGAGTACCGCCCGCGCAGCACCCGCGAGCCGGAGCCGGGGCGTGACTGCGTGGGCCGCCCCTTGAAGCGTCAGCGGACCCAGTCTCCGCCCGTGGCGAGCACCGAGAAGAGCTGA
- a CDS encoding MGMT family protein: MSTPPRDERDYFERIYTVTQQVPHGQVATYGDIAVIVGDGCDARVVGHALGALGARADSVPWQRVINRTGGISTSGYGQREALEAEGVTFDERDHVQMASHHWTGPSETWARAHGFQPLPPREVKTPDAQLNLF, encoded by the coding sequence ATGTCCACACCGCCACGCGATGAGCGCGACTACTTCGAGCGCATCTACACCGTCACCCAGCAGGTGCCGCATGGGCAGGTGGCCACATATGGGGACATCGCCGTCATCGTCGGTGATGGCTGCGATGCCCGCGTCGTGGGACATGCACTGGGCGCGTTGGGCGCCCGCGCGGACAGCGTGCCCTGGCAGCGCGTCATCAACCGAACGGGTGGCATCAGCACCTCCGGTTACGGACAGCGCGAGGCCCTGGAGGCGGAGGGCGTCACCTTCGACGAGCGCGACCACGTCCAGATGGCATCACACCATTGGACGGGCCCCAGTGAGACGTGGGCCCGCGCACATGGGTTCCAGCCGTTGCCTCCGCGTGAAGTGAAGACTCCGGACGCACAATTGAATCTGTTCTGA
- a CDS encoding FHA domain-containing protein: MLSVQELRGLGAALPSSAFQRQLGPFALIQRPPSEASTAVLAPTRMAAPSEIEQGMLALLFEFEHLRVATLPPLNATDRLRIGRRMDCDLVVDDASVSKMHAELRWNEADQRCTVQDLGSTNGTFLNARSLSGREAVLRDGDILSVGNVQFWYLLTRTLHERLRAGEATGLGSRSG, translated from the coding sequence GTGCTGTCCGTCCAGGAATTGCGCGGGCTCGGTGCCGCCCTGCCCTCCAGTGCCTTCCAGCGTCAACTGGGGCCTTTCGCACTCATCCAGCGCCCGCCTTCCGAGGCCTCGACCGCCGTGCTCGCCCCCACCCGCATGGCGGCGCCCTCGGAAATCGAGCAGGGCATGCTGGCCTTGCTGTTCGAATTCGAACACCTGCGCGTGGCCACCCTGCCGCCGCTCAACGCCACCGACCGGCTGCGCATTGGCCGCCGCATGGACTGTGACCTGGTCGTCGACGACGCGTCCGTGTCCAAGATGCACGCGGAGTTGCGGTGGAACGAAGCCGACCAACGCTGCACCGTGCAGGACCTGGGCTCCACCAACGGCACCTTCCTCAACGCCCGCTCCCTGAGTGGCCGCGAGGCGGTGCTGCGCGACGGCGACATCCTGAGCGTGGGCAACGTGCAGTTCTGGTACCTGCTCACCCGCACCCTGCATGAGCGCCTGCGCGCGGGCGAGGCCACCGGGCTGGGCTCGCGCAGCGGCTGA
- the greA gene encoding transcription elongation factor GreA: protein MSSGSDNIPMTPSGLRKLKEELKHLQSVERGKISREIEVARAHGDLRENAEYHAAKEKQSHIEGRILTLNDWIARAEVIDPAKLGGDKVIFGATVDLLDTETDKPVSYRLVGEIEADLKKRWIAVTSPVARALIGKKVGDIATVQSPGGVRELEVQEIRFEEPEEEAAASES, encoded by the coding sequence ATGAGCAGCGGGAGCGACAACATCCCGATGACCCCGTCCGGACTGCGCAAGCTGAAGGAGGAGTTGAAGCACCTCCAGTCCGTCGAGCGGGGGAAGATCTCGCGCGAGATCGAGGTCGCTCGCGCACATGGCGACCTGCGCGAGAACGCGGAGTACCACGCGGCGAAGGAGAAGCAGTCGCACATCGAGGGGCGCATTCTGACCCTCAACGACTGGATTGCCCGCGCGGAGGTCATCGACCCGGCGAAGCTGGGCGGCGACAAGGTCATCTTCGGGGCGACGGTGGACCTGCTCGATACCGAAACCGACAAGCCGGTGAGCTACCGGCTCGTGGGGGAGATCGAGGCAGACCTGAAGAAGCGGTGGATTGCCGTCACCTCGCCGGTGGCGCGCGCGCTCATCGGCAAGAAGGTGGGTGACATCGCCACGGTGCAGAGCCCCGGCGGCGTGCGCGAGCTGGAAGTCCAGGAGATCCGCTTCGAGGAGCCCGAGGAAGAGGCAGCGGCGAGCGAGAGCTGA
- the recG gene encoding ATP-dependent DNA helicase RecG, whose amino-acid sequence MNHPLASLVGPLRYVCQRDFAMLATVKSLRPVLERALAGASGVDARALDHLRAALPDVDHAMPERRKAALRRVVAGLKVSGVELPAELHGVTMEGAVPARPRSTQGAPVGAGGTTPPGYVPPWKSAEPLPTSRPRPDAPRGPASPGAAAPARGSSVDGPMPRMSPDGPRGRQAGMDSDLLSARPPRMAPTTRPPQSNVAAPQPATGRQGAPSSRAKPGPRQAALDTGPEAVPGAKTRKEKAQRKKKRAVAAEASRSEAKLLSIAPRTGPLSSPLKTLGKRLGPRLVSALDKKGLRRMGDILFMLPRCYEDRRQLRTIAELEPGERGVTVGIVKVADFVAGRQGRRMFRAVVGDRSGSIAATYFNAGPWLKSRFTVGKRIVLSGEVRATMTGREMPHPEIEPAEDLESTTSVHFNRIVPVYPGFERGEQRSFRELTSRVGEQYAHELDDPLPADLRRRLDLMGLPDALRFIHFPPGDADLEALDAHQSPAHRRLAFDELFFLQLGMALKRQGVKAEVGISFDVSEPRLAKARNALPFQLTGAQARVVEELCWDMARPEPMNRLVQGDVGSGKTAVAMVSALIALQAGYQVAVMAPTEILAEQHERNFRKVMEPLGYRVGLVSAAGTAKAKRQVREAVARGEIHLAVGTHALLQADVSFERLGLAVIDEQHRFGVLQRHTLMSKGPKPDVLVMTATPIPRTLAMTLYGDLDLSVIDQLPPGRTPIQTRVFNDKQRALVYESVGAQLAKGHQAYVVYPLVEESEKLDLEDATRGVEKLRKVFPDAKVGLLHGRMKAEEKDSVMEDFREKRLHLLVCTTVVEVGVDVPNASVMVVESAERFGLSQLHQLRGRVGRGAAASFCHLVAGSARSWESAERLTVMEQSSDGFVIAEKDLEIRGPGEFLGTRQSGLPELAVANLARDGDLLSMAQSEARRILEKDPDMKAKENQGLVKALEERWEGRLALARVG is encoded by the coding sequence GTGAACCACCCGCTCGCCAGCCTTGTTGGACCCCTCCGGTACGTGTGCCAGCGCGACTTCGCGATGCTGGCCACCGTGAAGTCGTTGCGCCCGGTGTTGGAGCGCGCGCTTGCCGGTGCCAGCGGCGTGGATGCACGGGCACTGGACCACTTGAGGGCCGCGCTGCCCGACGTGGACCACGCCATGCCCGAGCGCCGCAAGGCCGCGCTGCGGCGAGTCGTAGCCGGGCTGAAGGTCAGTGGTGTGGAGCTGCCCGCGGAGCTGCACGGCGTGACGATGGAGGGCGCGGTTCCGGCTCGGCCGAGGTCCACGCAGGGCGCTCCGGTGGGCGCGGGAGGCACGACGCCCCCGGGGTATGTGCCGCCCTGGAAGTCGGCGGAGCCACTGCCCACGTCGCGCCCGCGGCCAGACGCGCCTCGAGGACCGGCTTCGCCTGGAGCCGCGGCCCCTGCGCGCGGAAGCAGCGTTGATGGCCCCATGCCGCGCATGAGTCCTGATGGGCCGCGGGGACGTCAGGCCGGCATGGACTCGGACCTCCTGTCTGCCCGTCCACCGCGGATGGCGCCGACGACGCGGCCTCCGCAGTCGAACGTCGCCGCGCCGCAGCCCGCCACCGGGCGGCAGGGCGCGCCGTCGTCTCGGGCGAAGCCGGGTCCCCGTCAGGCCGCGCTCGACACGGGGCCAGAGGCGGTTCCCGGAGCGAAGACGCGCAAGGAGAAGGCTCAGCGAAAGAAGAAGCGGGCGGTCGCGGCGGAGGCCTCTCGTTCCGAGGCGAAGCTCCTCTCCATCGCGCCGCGCACCGGGCCGCTGTCGTCGCCGCTGAAGACGCTGGGCAAGCGGCTGGGGCCCAGGCTCGTCTCGGCGCTCGACAAGAAGGGGCTGCGCCGCATGGGCGACATCCTCTTCATGCTGCCGCGCTGCTACGAGGACCGCCGCCAGTTGCGCACCATCGCCGAACTGGAGCCCGGCGAGCGAGGCGTCACGGTGGGCATCGTCAAGGTGGCCGACTTCGTGGCGGGCCGTCAGGGCCGGCGCATGTTCCGCGCCGTCGTGGGGGACCGCTCGGGCAGCATCGCCGCCACATACTTCAATGCGGGCCCCTGGTTGAAGAGCCGGTTCACCGTGGGCAAGCGCATCGTCCTCTCCGGCGAGGTCCGCGCCACCATGACGGGCCGGGAGATGCCCCATCCGGAAATCGAACCGGCGGAGGACCTCGAGTCCACGACGTCGGTTCACTTCAACCGCATCGTCCCCGTGTATCCGGGCTTCGAGCGCGGCGAGCAGCGCTCCTTCCGCGAGCTGACCTCCCGCGTGGGCGAGCAGTACGCGCACGAACTGGATGACCCGCTGCCCGCGGACCTGCGCCGCCGCTTGGACCTGATGGGCCTGCCGGACGCGCTGCGCTTCATCCACTTCCCGCCAGGGGACGCGGACCTGGAGGCGCTCGACGCGCACCAGAGCCCCGCGCACCGGCGGCTCGCCTTCGACGAGCTGTTCTTCCTCCAGCTGGGCATGGCGCTCAAGCGTCAGGGCGTGAAGGCGGAGGTCGGCATCTCCTTCGACGTGTCCGAGCCCCGGCTGGCGAAGGCGCGCAACGCGCTGCCGTTCCAGCTCACCGGCGCGCAGGCGCGGGTGGTGGAGGAGCTCTGCTGGGACATGGCGCGCCCGGAGCCCATGAACCGGCTGGTCCAGGGAGACGTGGGCAGCGGCAAGACGGCGGTGGCCATGGTCTCCGCCCTCATCGCGCTGCAGGCCGGCTACCAGGTGGCCGTCATGGCGCCCACGGAAATCCTCGCCGAGCAGCACGAGCGCAACTTCCGCAAGGTGATGGAGCCGCTGGGCTACCGCGTGGGCCTGGTGAGCGCGGCGGGCACGGCGAAGGCCAAGCGCCAGGTGCGTGAGGCCGTGGCCCGAGGTGAAATTCATCTGGCCGTGGGCACGCACGCGCTGCTTCAGGCAGACGTCTCCTTTGAACGCCTGGGCCTGGCCGTCATCGACGAACAGCACCGCTTCGGCGTGCTCCAGCGCCACACGCTGATGAGCAAGGGGCCCAAGCCGGATGTGCTGGTGATGACGGCCACGCCTATTCCCCGCACGCTGGCCATGACGCTGTACGGCGACCTGGACTTGTCCGTCATCGACCAGCTTCCGCCGGGCCGCACGCCCATTCAAACGCGGGTGTTCAACGACAAGCAGCGCGCGCTCGTCTACGAGTCCGTGGGCGCGCAGCTGGCCAAGGGGCACCAGGCCTACGTCGTCTACCCGCTGGTGGAGGAGTCGGAGAAGCTGGACCTGGAGGACGCCACGCGCGGCGTGGAGAAGCTCCGGAAGGTGTTCCCCGACGCGAAGGTGGGACTGCTGCACGGGCGGATGAAGGCGGAGGAGAAGGACTCCGTCATGGAGGACTTCCGCGAGAAGCGCCTGCACCTGCTCGTCTGCACCACGGTGGTGGAGGTGGGCGTGGACGTGCCCAACGCCTCCGTGATGGTGGTGGAATCCGCCGAGCGCTTCGGCCTGTCGCAGCTTCACCAGCTCCGGGGCCGGGTGGGGCGCGGCGCGGCGGCGAGCTTCTGCCACCTGGTGGCCGGAAGCGCCCGCTCCTGGGAGTCCGCCGAGCGCCTGACGGTGATGGAGCAGAGCAGCGACGGTTTCGTCATCGCGGAGAAGGACCTGGAGATTCGAGGCCCGGGTGAATTCCTGGGCACGCGCCAGAGTGGCCTGCCCGAGCTGGCGGTGGCCAACCTGGCGCGGGATGGCGACCTGCTCTCCATGGCGCAGTCCGAGGCCCGGCGCATCCTGGAGAAGGACCCGGACATGAAGGCGAAGGAGAACCAGGGCCTCGTGAAGGCGCTCGAGGAACGCTGGGAAGGGCGGCTCGCGCTCGCGCGGGTGGGTTAG
- a CDS encoding protein-L-isoaspartate(D-aspartate) O-methyltransferase, whose protein sequence is MGDWGRADYLSRHGIKDARVLEAIARLNRAEFVPEDLREEASADAPLPIGHGQTISQPYIVALMTEALQLQGDERVLEIGTGSGYQTALLSLLCREVYSVEIVPELAQSAREVLGRQGFENVSFREGDGSLGWPDQAPFDAILAAAAPPDVPLQLLSQLKPGGRMLIPVGPQGGAQQLLRIQRALRPGEVPQVESLLLVRFVPMTGQPLSQG, encoded by the coding sequence ATGGGTGACTGGGGAAGGGCCGACTACCTGTCGCGGCACGGCATCAAGGACGCGCGAGTCCTGGAGGCCATCGCTCGGCTGAACCGCGCGGAATTCGTGCCGGAGGACCTGCGCGAAGAGGCGAGCGCGGACGCGCCGCTGCCCATCGGTCATGGGCAGACCATCAGCCAGCCCTACATCGTGGCGCTGATGACGGAGGCGCTCCAGCTCCAGGGGGACGAGCGCGTCCTCGAAATCGGCACCGGCTCGGGCTACCAGACGGCGCTGCTGTCTCTGCTGTGCAGAGAAGTCTACTCCGTGGAAATCGTCCCCGAGCTGGCCCAATCGGCGCGCGAGGTGTTGGGGCGGCAGGGCTTCGAAAACGTCTCGTTCCGGGAAGGAGACGGCTCACTGGGCTGGCCGGACCAGGCGCCCTTCGACGCCATCCTCGCCGCCGCGGCGCCACCAGACGTTCCGCTTCAGCTCCTTTCACAGCTCAAGCCGGGCGGACGCATGCTCATCCCGGTGGGCCCCCAGGGGGGCGCCCAGCAACTGCTGCGTATCCAACGCGCCCTCCGGCCCGGCGAGGTGCCCCAGGTGGAGTCCCTGCTGCTGGTTCGCTTTGTTCCCATGACGGGGCAGCCGCTCTCGCAGGGGTGA